In one Gemmatimonadota bacterium genomic region, the following are encoded:
- a CDS encoding thioesterase family protein — translation MSETPPAADAAPATPAFPFEYPVTVRFRDLDPMGHAHHSLPLIYFEEARAAFWRHLTGRDDLEAIDYIMAGVRLSYRARVRFPLSARVHLRVSRVGNSSFGLEYELRGPGGRVLVEGATDQVLYDYHAERSKVIPPEIRAGLEAATGQ, via the coding sequence GTGAGCGAGACCCCGCCGGCCGCGGACGCCGCCCCGGCGACCCCTGCGTTCCCCTTCGAGTATCCGGTCACGGTCCGCTTCAGGGACCTCGACCCGATGGGCCACGCGCACCATTCCCTGCCGTTGATCTACTTCGAGGAGGCGCGCGCCGCCTTCTGGCGTCATCTCACCGGCCGCGACGACCTGGAGGCGATCGACTACATCATGGCCGGCGTGCGCCTGAGCTACCGGGCGCGGGTGCGCTTTCCGCTTTCGGCTAGGGTGCACCTGCGGGTGTCCCGGGTCGGCAACAGCAGCTTCGGGCTCGAGTACGAGCTGCGCGGGCCGGGCGGTCGGGTGCTGGTGGAGGGAGCTACGGACCAGGTGCTCTACGACTACCACGCCGAGCGATCCAAGGTGATCCCGCCCGAGATCCGGGCCGGGCTGGAGGCGGCTACCGGGCAGTAG